Proteins from one Phyllobacterium zundukense genomic window:
- a CDS encoding NAD(P)-dependent oxidoreductase, which produces MKIALIGATGFVGSEILREAAARGDSVTALVRSPDKVEKLKGVTAVEADATNTSDLAAKLKGHDIVISAYNPGWTNPDIKAVHIAASKSITAATKQAGISRLIVIGGAGSLYAPDGTQFVDGEGFPAEYKEGALGARQALNDLRDETGLDWSFVSPPFHLAPGPRTGKYRLGKDSPVFDAEGNSAISASDLAVAIVDEAESPKYSRERFTVGY; this is translated from the coding sequence ATGAAAATTGCGTTGATCGGCGCCACCGGCTTTGTTGGCAGCGAGATTTTGAGGGAAGCCGCTGCGCGCGGCGACAGCGTCACAGCGCTGGTGCGCAGCCCGGACAAGGTGGAAAAGCTGAAGGGCGTTACAGCCGTCGAAGCCGATGCAACCAACACCTCCGACCTCGCAGCCAAACTCAAAGGCCATGACATCGTCATCTCCGCCTATAATCCCGGCTGGACCAACCCGGACATCAAGGCAGTCCATATCGCCGCCAGCAAATCGATCACCGCGGCAACGAAGCAGGCGGGGATCAGCCGGCTGATCGTCATCGGCGGCGCCGGCAGCCTTTATGCGCCCGATGGCACGCAATTTGTCGATGGCGAAGGTTTTCCGGCAGAGTACAAAGAAGGCGCACTAGGCGCACGCCAGGCGCTGAATGACTTGCGCGACGAGACCGGACTCGACTGGAGCTTCGTGTCGCCGCCTTTCCATCTGGCACCCGGACCGAGGACAGGCAAATACCGGCTCGGCAAGGACAGCCCGGTGTTCGACGCAGAGGGCAACAGCGCGATCAGCGCCAGCGATCTGGCCGTGGCGATTGTGGATGAGGCAGAATCGCCGAAGTATAGCCGAGAGCGTTTTACCGTGGGCTATTGA
- a CDS encoding winged helix-turn-helix transcriptional regulator, with protein MSIHAKTEGKTPLLESMPAMQSDGAGGCPMREVLDIVGDSWSLLTLINLQSGPRRFNVLRRMIEGISQRMLTVTLRSLERDGLVSRTVKPTSPPEVTYALTDIGHSIAVPVGALGEWAAANRDHLRAARKAFDEAKKD; from the coding sequence ATGAGTATTCATGCGAAGACCGAGGGCAAGACACCCCTGCTTGAATCGATGCCGGCCATGCAATCGGATGGTGCAGGCGGCTGCCCGATGCGCGAGGTGCTGGATATTGTCGGCGACTCCTGGAGCCTCCTGACGCTGATCAACCTGCAGTCCGGTCCGCGCAGGTTCAACGTGCTTCGCCGCATGATAGAAGGCATATCGCAGCGCATGCTTACCGTGACGCTGCGCTCGCTCGAGCGCGATGGTCTCGTCAGCCGTACCGTCAAGCCGACATCACCGCCGGAAGTTACCTACGCCTTGACCGATATCGGCCATTCGATTGCCGTGCCGGTGGGCGCGCTCGGCGAATGGGCTGCTGCCAACCGCGATCACCTGCGCGCCGCGCGCAAGGCGTTTGATGAGGCGAAGAAAGACTAG
- a CDS encoding DUF3008 family protein: MPAKSQAQQKAAGAALSAKRGDTKKSELKGASKGMYESMSEKQLEEFAETDRKSLPKKKSTKH; encoded by the coding sequence ATGCCTGCCAAATCCCAGGCCCAGCAAAAGGCGGCTGGTGCGGCGCTTTCAGCAAAGCGCGGCGATACCAAGAAGAGCGAGCTCAAGGGCGCTTCCAAGGGCATGTATGAATCAATGAGCGAAAAGCAGCTGGAAGAATTCGCAGAAACCGATCGCAAGAGCCTTCCAAAGAAGAAGTCAACCAAACACTGA
- a CDS encoding extensin family protein, protein MTLFSRQSRIPALVLLSLTAIIASTVLISSSDDADARHRRGHRARIVRPPRSPLVALPAVPPLPMDNPRAAAPDAPKPAEKPADEIQKADPQTTPLPEQKPIPETKPAEKPKEPPKPDEQLGPNPLPKEGAAGRDDHEESVEKADPSISPDRVYQNACPALMNGEVKGEIISPLSEGMCGERSPLKITAIGKDNPVKLTAPITTNCAMAGSLANWVVEVQKDAQANFGAEIESITTGSDYQCRKVNNGHKGRVSEHAFANAVDIVSFKFKNGKTTELGSGWRGKPEEQTFWRALHKASCDRFMTVIGPDGDAAHQGNLHLDLGCHGRKCEARICQ, encoded by the coding sequence ATGACCCTATTCTCGCGGCAGTCGCGGATTCCAGCACTCGTCCTTCTATCCCTCACAGCCATTATTGCAAGCACAGTCCTTATCAGTTCCAGCGACGATGCGGACGCGCGGCACAGACGTGGACACCGGGCAAGAATTGTCCGGCCTCCGCGATCGCCGCTTGTTGCCCTGCCCGCTGTTCCGCCTCTGCCAATGGACAATCCCCGCGCAGCCGCGCCGGACGCGCCCAAACCCGCCGAGAAGCCTGCCGACGAGATACAGAAAGCGGATCCGCAGACGACGCCCCTGCCCGAACAAAAGCCAATCCCGGAGACCAAACCGGCAGAGAAACCCAAGGAGCCGCCAAAGCCGGACGAACAGCTCGGCCCGAATCCTCTGCCCAAAGAGGGCGCGGCCGGCAGGGACGATCATGAGGAAAGCGTCGAAAAGGCCGATCCTTCGATCTCGCCCGACCGGGTCTACCAGAATGCCTGCCCTGCCCTGATGAATGGCGAGGTCAAGGGCGAAATCATTTCGCCCCTGTCCGAGGGTATGTGCGGCGAGCGTTCGCCATTGAAAATCACGGCCATTGGCAAGGACAATCCGGTGAAACTGACGGCGCCGATCACAACGAATTGCGCGATGGCAGGATCGTTGGCGAATTGGGTAGTCGAGGTGCAAAAAGATGCGCAGGCGAACTTTGGTGCAGAGATCGAAAGCATAACCACGGGGTCCGACTACCAGTGCCGCAAAGTCAATAATGGCCACAAGGGCCGCGTTTCGGAACACGCGTTTGCCAACGCAGTCGATATCGTGTCCTTCAAGTTCAAGAACGGCAAGACGACGGAACTTGGTTCAGGCTGGAGGGGCAAGCCGGAGGAACAGACCTTCTGGCGGGCGTTGCACAAGGCGAGTTGCGACCGTTTCATGACGGTGATCGGTCCGGACGGCGATGCCGCCCATCAGGGCAATCTGCATCTCGATCTCGGCTGTCATGGAAGAAAATGTGAGGCGCGCATCTGCCAGTAG
- the rpsD gene encoding 30S ribosomal protein S4 — MSKRRSSKYKIDRRLGENIWGRPKSPVNRREYGPGQHGQRRKSKLSDFGVQLRAKQKLKGFYGDISEKQFRKTYEEAARRKGDTGEQLIGLLESRLDAIVYRAKFVPTIFAARQFVNHGHVNVNGRRTNIQSYICKAGDVIEVREKSKQLVIVLEAVQLAERDVPEYLEVDHNKMVAKYNRVPAFSDVPYAVQMEPNLVVEFYSR, encoded by the coding sequence ATGAGCAAGCGCAGATCGTCCAAGTATAAAATCGACCGCCGTCTTGGCGAAAACATCTGGGGCCGTCCGAAGTCCCCGGTCAACCGCCGTGAATATGGCCCCGGCCAGCACGGCCAGCGCCGCAAGAGCAAGCTCTCCGATTTCGGTGTGCAGCTGCGCGCAAAGCAGAAGCTCAAGGGCTTCTACGGCGACATTTCGGAAAAGCAGTTCCGCAAGACCTATGAAGAAGCCGCTCGCCGCAAGGGCGACACCGGCGAACAGCTCATCGGTCTGCTCGAGTCGCGTCTGGATGCGATCGTGTACCGCGCCAAGTTCGTTCCGACGATCTTCGCAGCGCGTCAGTTCGTCAACCACGGCCATGTCAACGTCAACGGCCGCCGCACCAACATCCAGTCCTACATCTGCAAGGCTGGCGATGTGATCGAAGTGCGCGAAAAGTCGAAGCAGCTCGTGATCGTTCTGGAAGCCGTTCAGCTGGCTGAACGCGATGTTCCTGAATATCTCGAAGTCGATCACAACAAGATGGTTGCCAAGTACAACCGCGTTCCGGCCTTCTCCGATGTGCCTTACGCTGTACAGATGGAACCGAACCTGGTTGTCGAATTCTATTCGCGTTAA
- a CDS encoding glutaminase — MADLQAIVDSVYYDLSDRIGEGKLADYIPELATVDPKQFGIALVTVDGQTHAAGDTETAFSIQSISKVFTLTLALGKIGDGLWKRVGREPSGNAFNSIVQLEQEKGKPRNPFINAGAIAVADVVLAGHLPKEAIGEIVQFIRHLADDESIAIDQNVARSETQTGYRNVALANFMKAFRNLDHPVEHVLGVYFHHCAIAMSCRQLAHAGLYLASAGRNPLNGGSVVSASRARRINALMLMCGHYDGSGDFAYRVGLPGKSGVGGGILATAPGKASIAVWSPGLNEVGNSQLGSAALELLAQRTGWSVFGQ, encoded by the coding sequence ATGGCCGATCTTCAAGCAATCGTCGACAGCGTCTATTACGATCTTTCGGATAGGATCGGCGAGGGCAAGCTTGCCGACTATATTCCGGAACTCGCGACCGTCGATCCGAAGCAGTTCGGCATTGCGCTGGTCACTGTCGATGGCCAGACCCATGCGGCAGGCGATACCGAAACGGCCTTCTCGATCCAGAGTATCTCGAAGGTTTTCACGCTGACCCTCGCACTCGGCAAGATCGGCGACGGGTTGTGGAAGCGCGTCGGGCGCGAGCCGTCGGGCAATGCTTTCAACTCCATCGTCCAGCTCGAGCAGGAAAAAGGCAAACCGCGCAATCCCTTCATCAATGCCGGAGCGATCGCTGTCGCGGATGTGGTTCTGGCCGGCCATTTGCCGAAGGAGGCCATTGGCGAGATTGTGCAATTCATCCGGCATCTCGCCGACGATGAGAGCATCGCCATCGACCAAAATGTCGCCCGCTCGGAGACGCAGACCGGCTACCGCAATGTGGCGCTCGCCAATTTCATGAAAGCCTTCCGCAATCTCGACCACCCGGTAGAACATGTGCTCGGCGTCTATTTTCATCACTGCGCCATCGCCATGTCGTGCCGCCAGCTTGCGCATGCGGGGCTTTATCTCGCTTCGGCCGGGCGCAATCCGCTCAATGGCGGCAGCGTGGTTTCGGCAAGCCGTGCGCGCCGTATCAATGCGCTCATGCTGATGTGTGGCCACTATGACGGCTCAGGTGATTTCGCCTATCGCGTCGGCCTGCCGGGCAAGAGTGGCGTTGGTGGCGGCATTCTTGCCACCGCCCCCGGCAAAGCCTCGATCGCGGTATGGTCACCGGGTCTGAACGAAGTTGGCAATTCGCAGCTCGGCTCGGCGGCACTGGAGCTTCTGGCGCAGCGCACTGGCTGGTCGGTGTTCGGGCAGTAG